Proteins from one Mycobacterium sp. EPa45 genomic window:
- a CDS encoding PPOX class F420-dependent oxidoreductase, whose amino-acid sequence MDSLHASRYALLRTYRRDGRGIDTPIWFHLDGATLVFRTKVGPKTTRIVNDPRVELRVCDYKGRVADSAPTLAGQATLLSGAAAERANQQLRTRYGWQYNLIPLLPLPGVKNVDASLPWREKWERLRTANLWPGSAIVRVELAA is encoded by the coding sequence ATGGATTCTTTGCACGCCAGCCGCTACGCCCTGCTGCGGACCTATCGCCGCGACGGCCGCGGCATCGATACCCCGATCTGGTTCCACCTCGACGGCGCCACCCTGGTGTTCCGCACCAAGGTCGGACCCAAGACCACGCGGATCGTCAACGACCCGCGGGTGGAGCTGCGGGTGTGCGACTACAAGGGTCGCGTTGCCGATTCCGCGCCCACGCTCGCCGGGCAGGCCACTCTGCTGTCGGGCGCGGCGGCGGAACGCGCCAACCAGCAACTGCGAACGCGGTACGGCTGGCAGTACAACCTAATCCCCCTGTTGCCACTGCCCGGCGTCAAGAACGTCGACGCCAGCCTGCCCTGGCGGGAGAAGTGGGAACGCCTGCGCACTGCGAACCTCTGGCCGGGCAGCGCAATCGTGCGGGTCGAGCTGGCCGCCTAG
- a CDS encoding PHB depolymerase family esterase: MPTRVVQMLAIGAVVLVAGGCLGGAQATGTPGQSTQSLSVGGATRSFHIYRPDGLSGAAPLVVMLHGGYGDGAQAERAYHWDAQADSGHFVVAYPDGLDRAWNAGSCCGRPARSGVDDVAFLTAMVGAIEQQIPIDTTRVFVTGMSNGAMMALRLACQSTLFAAVASVAGTLLAGCSNPSPTSLMQIHGTADDRVPYDGGPGKALTAAGSPRVDGPSVESVNAQWRTINGCAPPVSSSSGDVRTTRADCPDGRSVELIAVAGAGHQWPGGVPNPVVEKIAGLPPPSTALDATATIWQFFAAHARSS; this comes from the coding sequence ATGCCGACTCGAGTCGTCCAGATGCTGGCGATCGGTGCCGTAGTCCTGGTTGCAGGCGGGTGCCTGGGCGGCGCTCAGGCGACGGGCACGCCGGGGCAGTCCACTCAATCGTTATCCGTCGGCGGGGCGACCCGGTCGTTCCACATCTATCGGCCCGACGGTCTGTCCGGAGCCGCGCCACTGGTGGTGATGCTGCACGGCGGATACGGCGATGGGGCACAGGCCGAACGCGCCTATCACTGGGATGCCCAAGCCGACTCCGGCCACTTCGTCGTCGCCTATCCCGACGGGCTGGACCGGGCGTGGAACGCGGGATCGTGCTGCGGCCGACCCGCCCGATCCGGGGTCGACGATGTCGCCTTCCTCACCGCCATGGTCGGCGCGATCGAACAGCAGATTCCCATCGACACCACCCGAGTCTTTGTCACCGGTATGTCGAACGGCGCCATGATGGCACTCCGGTTGGCCTGCCAGAGCACACTTTTCGCCGCGGTCGCATCGGTCGCGGGCACCCTGCTGGCCGGGTGCTCCAACCCTTCACCAACCTCGTTAATGCAGATTCACGGCACTGCCGACGACCGCGTGCCCTATGACGGCGGCCCGGGCAAGGCGCTCACCGCGGCGGGCTCACCGCGGGTCGACGGACCCTCCGTCGAGTCGGTCAATGCGCAGTGGCGCACGATCAACGGCTGTGCGCCACCGGTGTCATCGAGCAGTGGTGATGTCAGGACTACGCGAGCCGATTGTCCCGATGGCCGGTCCGTGGAGTTGATCGCCGTCGCCGGCGCCGGTCATCAATGGCCCGGCGGCGTGCCAAATCCCGTGGTGGAGAAGATCGCCGGCCTGCCGCCGCCGTCGACGGCGTTGGACGCGACCGCCACGATCTGGCAGTTTTTCGCCGCGCACGCCCGGTCGAGCTAG
- a CDS encoding MerR family transcriptional regulator, whose product MTSALTIGDVARRANVAPTTLRYYEKIGLLSAPSRAGGQRRYDDAVLIRLEVIGLCKAAGFALDEIAVLLHDDAPGRPASRALAEAKLADIDAQMATLARARGIIEWAMACTCPSIDACTCGIHGPQ is encoded by the coding sequence ATGACCTCTGCACTAACCATCGGCGATGTCGCCCGACGGGCGAACGTTGCGCCTACCACGCTGCGCTACTACGAGAAGATCGGGTTGTTGTCCGCGCCGTCGCGGGCTGGCGGTCAACGCCGCTACGACGACGCCGTACTGATCAGACTCGAGGTGATCGGTTTGTGCAAGGCGGCGGGGTTCGCGCTCGACGAGATCGCCGTGCTGCTGCACGACGACGCCCCAGGGCGGCCGGCCAGCCGGGCGCTGGCCGAGGCCAAGCTCGCCGATATCGATGCGCAGATGGCGACGCTGGCGCGCGCCCGCGGAATCATCGAATGGGCGATGGCCTGCACCTGTCCGTCGATCGACGCGTGCACCTGCGGGATCCACGGCCCTCAGTAA
- a CDS encoding SRPBCC family protein, with translation MESRHISVWINRSAVEVYRYASDPAHLPEWAAGLARSELTRVGDTWVAQSPMGQITIEFTPANDLGVLDHVVNLPSGEPVFNPLRVVPAGDEWCEVVFTLRRRPEMSDDDYAADAAAVAADLAALKRVLER, from the coding sequence ATGGAGTCCCGGCACATCAGCGTGTGGATCAACCGTTCGGCAGTCGAGGTGTATCGCTACGCATCCGATCCGGCCCACCTGCCGGAATGGGCGGCCGGCCTGGCCCGGAGCGAGCTGACCCGCGTCGGCGATACGTGGGTCGCTCAGTCGCCGATGGGGCAGATCACCATCGAGTTCACCCCCGCCAACGACCTCGGAGTGCTCGACCATGTCGTGAATCTGCCCTCCGGCGAGCCGGTGTTCAATCCGCTGCGAGTGGTCCCGGCGGGCGATGAGTGGTGCGAGGTGGTGTTCACCCTGCGGCGCAGGCCGGAGATGTCGGACGACGACTACGCCGCCGACGCGGCGGCAGTGGCGGCCGACCTGGCGGCCCTGAAACGAGTCCTGGAGCGTTAG
- a CDS encoding MarR family winged helix-turn-helix transcriptional regulator, whose amino-acid sequence MLAASGGPGLRAAFAAAGLDGLRPAQAMALVPLAGGALHASDLADRLRVSRQAVAQAIRALEAHGYVVRSPDDADARALLIALTPRGRAALRVMRSNALAVERHWERVLGRQRLAELRATVQLLLEA is encoded by the coding sequence ATGCTGGCCGCCAGCGGCGGTCCGGGCCTGCGTGCGGCGTTCGCGGCGGCCGGCCTCGACGGCCTGCGGCCCGCACAGGCGATGGCCCTCGTGCCGCTGGCTGGTGGCGCGCTGCACGCCTCCGATCTGGCCGATCGGCTGCGGGTCAGCAGGCAGGCGGTGGCGCAGGCGATCCGCGCCCTGGAAGCCCACGGCTACGTCGTGCGATCTCCCGACGACGCCGACGCCCGCGCCTTGCTGATCGCATTGACACCGCGCGGGCGTGCGGCTCTCCGCGTGATGCGTTCCAATGCCCTTGCTGTCGAACGGCATTGGGAGCGGGTGTTGGGCCGGCAGCGCCTCGCAGAGCTACGCGCGACCGTGCAATTGCTGTTGGAGGCCTAG